The DNA sequence TTGTAGTTGACATACTAGATGAAGAAGCAGAGTCGAAAAATACAATCAAGAAGACCCAAAAAGATAAGAGTCCATGAGGATGCTACTCAAGACCCAATAGCTTCTAAAAGGGTCAAACTTGAAAAGGATTTGTGATGCTTTATTCTCTATGAAAAAAGACCACCTTTTTTTTCATTCTAGATCTAGCTACTTTCTTTTTAGGTTAAGCTCAAATAGTTTTAGGTTCTAGATAGTTATTGCTTATttagattttcaatattttaaataatataagcAACTTTTGCTGGCATATCAACTAATATTTGTTATTAGCATTTGCTAAATGTGTGCTTCTAATTTGATCTAATTATACAATATCTGCTTTTATTTAATTACAATATATGTTATTAATCACTTATTGTATGTTGCAGGACATTATTTATTACATACATGGCACAAGAtagatataaaattaattaattaacttattaCATTTTCGCCTATTGTATAcaactatgataaaaaaaaaattattattttttcaatatagaTCAACACAAAATTTCCCGAGCCATTCGACGGTATAACAAATATATTGCTGCAAATACAATCAATTTAACTAATGGAATCAACAATGCTCATGAACAAGAAAGTGAACTAATAAATTCAGGTACTAACTAACTCGCAATTTATATTTACTTTTTCCTCTCTCAAACAACAAATACAATGGTCACATTGTTTCCTTACAACAATTGATTTGTTTAATTCCAgtaagttttcctttcttatatTCATAAAGGACACCACTAGAAGCTGCACATTCATAAAACTCACATAATTGTCTACATTAAACAGTGATGTTTTACAAGCCAGAACGTGCAATCAGTAAAAGAAAATGCAACTTACCAATCAATCGTGCTTGTAAAATATTGTCATGGCAAGCTTTGAACCCTGATAATTTGTAAAAAATAAGTTAGTTGAGGCTTTGccaaaaagatagaaataaaataaattgaggcACAACTCACAGatagcaaaacaaaaaaattaaaaaactatcCATTAAAAACACTGTTTACCTCATGACAGTGATAATTAGAACCAGCAAGTTGTTTAGAATACAACATTAGGACCGAAGGAGTTCACAATCCTGTTACAAAATTTATTTATCCAACTTAGAAAATACAATGGATATCAAGTTCTCTGCTATTTGTTGTCATATAGACCCTGCACAATATCAGAACTCTATAAATCTTTTTGATCTTGCAAAGAAAAAGGATGGAATGTCCATACAACGAAGCATGAGAAAAACATTAGAATAGAAGACAAACTAAAGATTAAGTCTACCACATATAACCATTCCAGGAATCCATGGAATGAGGAAACGTTCACAAACTATCAAAACCAAGTCTAGGGTCCTGCTAACTTGAAGCACCTCCTCCAGCTAAGGTATCCAGTCCATAATAACCATAAGCATTTAAGGATGAGTTCTAAAATGCAGGCCTCACAACCATTGACCCAGTATATCCCTCTACACCACCATTTACAATGACATTAGAATTTTCATTACCAAAATACACATATAACGATGCTATGTTAGCAGATACTGCAGAGGTGCCATTTCCATCACAGTAAGTTGCACTAACTAGCTACTCCAAAGATACTACTAAGTAAATCAGAAAAGCTAGATCAACATCGAAAACTGGCTAAAACAGAACTCCCACAGAATCAATACATTAGCGTACTGAAGTGCAAAACTTAACAAAACAAATGTGAAACAAGtgtttagttatatatatataatatataaaacttGTGGTAAAGCTACTTAGTGCCGCATGCTGTTGAAACAATGTGTATGAAAGTTAGGGTCTGTTTTTCCacctatatttttcatattgaagaaATGTTGCAACATTTCAATTTCTATCCCATGCTACTCAATTGTTAGACCAAAAGATATAACTGTGAGCCCAATATTTTCTCGGGAAATATCAATAAGTTTACAGAAGTTTTGTGAAATTATTGATCTCTTAAGTGTATCTTCGACTTTTCCCACACTTTTAAGTGCAGCATTAACACATGTAGTATTTGTTTCTCTTTGCAGCCATCAAAAGGGTTCAATCCGCAAAAGATCTTGATATTGAAGAACAAAGACCTATAAAAAATACAGAGTAAATTGGTTGTTGAAAGCTCTTTCCGAACGATATGATATTGAAGgtaatacaataataatttattaattacaAATATATCCATTCGATTTGTGCtacatttattattaattaatttttttaaaatgtctccataaatttaggtgaaattgactaCATATCATCAATTTCGTCTGTTCACAAGTTGAAAAATATTCCTCCATGCACACATTGTCGGGCTATGAGGTTTGAAGATGAACACCGAATTTCTGCTGTGACGGTGGATTAATCAAGTTTGCAAATATTGTAGTTCCTGCTCAACTTTACGACTTATTTTTCTCACGATCGGAAGTAGCACAAGAATTTTGCAAACATATTAGAGAATATAACAACATATTTTCATTTACATCTTTTGGTGTTCAACTCGATAATGATCTGGCATCTTCAAGACAAGGAGTTTATACCTTTAGAGCACATGgtcaaatatatcatgatctacCCTCTTTAATTTCACATGATGATACTCCACGTTATTTTCAGTTGTACTTTTTTGACACAGAAAATGAGGTATGCAAtaggatttcaaaactcaaagaagTCAATTTATCTGAAGAAGTTGTGGCAATAATAAGACAGATAATGAATGTTAATCCTTATGCACAATTTTTTCGCCAGCAAAAGAATCATTCAAGCTTTCAGAATTTAGAAATTCAAATTGCTTCAAATGCTAAACTAGATCAATGTGTCTACAACAAACCATCAGTAGATCAAGTTGCTGCTATTTAGATAGACGACAACAACCCCAATGTACCATTTGATAGAGAGATTATTGTTCATGAAAACTCAGGCAATATACATAGAATTAAACATTATTATGGTTGTTATGACCCACTCCAGTATCCTCTACTTTTTCCAAATGGTGAATCAGGTTGGCACCAAGGaatacaaaaacaacataaaataaaaaaaggttcaCATGAGACCGAAGTTGCAAGACTCAATCAAAATATTTCTACATTTGCATCTGCTAATGAGGTATTTGACAATGAACAAGGTATAATTCTAAATAAATTTACACCAAATCttatattttggtaattaaaattttaatatcaatgtttttaattttttttctaggtGTACAACGAGGAAGTAAACATTGTGTCTCATGTAGAGAGTACTACTGCTATAAGCTGCAAATACGTCATGGAGAAGAAACGATAATGCTATTTGCGGAcaactgttccaacaatttattGTTGAAATGTACATCAACCTGGAAACAACACGACTTAAATATTTTAGACTAGAGCAATCAAATCTTAGAAGGAAAATTTTGCAGGGTATATTTGACAATATTCTAGCGGGAGAAATTAGAGGAGCTAAAGTAGGCCAGAGAGTAATACTTCTAGCATCATTCGTCGGAGGTCCTAGGGACATGCGTCGTAGATATATGGATACAATGTCTTTGGTTCAACATTTTGGAAAGTCAGATTTATTTATCACAATGACATGTAATTCCGATTGGGTGGAgataaaagaaaatttgttagAAGGACAACTTCCTCAAGACAGACCTGACTTGGTGACTAGAGTCTTTAGAGCAAAGCTACAAGATTTAGAAGATCAGATATTCAAGGAAAAGATATTTGGTCCTGTTGCAGCACATGTTTTTGTGGTTGAATTTAAAAAAAGAGGACTACCACACATACACCTTTTATTGATATTTGAACAAGGATACAAGATAACATCGGCAGATGATTATGACAAGTTTATTGTTGCTGAACTTCCTGATAAAGAAGAATTTCCAATCTTGCATGATTTGGTTGTCAAGCATATGATGCATGGTCCTTGTGGAAAGAATCGTCTAGCAAATTTATGTATGAAAGATGGACAATGCAAGAATCACTATCCTCGGCCATTTAGTAATAAATCactacaaggaaaggatgaataTCCTATTTATAAGAGCCGAAATGATGGAAAAGGGGAAAAGGGTCTGAGACATGACAATGAACAATTAGTGGGTCATTCCATATAATCCTTATTTGCTTACTAGATATAATTATCACATCAACGTAGAGTCTTGATCGATGAAATTAGCAGCTTTCAAGATGCACGGTGGGTGACTGCACTAAAAGCACTAcgaaaaatttatgaatttaatctcAGTGAAATGCAGCCTCCCGTCATTAATCTTCAACTTCATCTCCCA is a window from the Capsicum annuum cultivar UCD-10X-F1 unplaced genomic scaffold, UCD10Xv1.1 ctg58028, whole genome shotgun sequence genome containing:
- the LOC124893358 gene encoding uncharacterized protein LOC124893358, with the translated sequence MYINLETTRLKYFRLEQSNLRRKILQGIFDNILAGEIRGAKVGQRVILLASFVGGPRDMRRRYMDTMSLVQHFGKSDLFITMTCNSDWVEIKENLLEGQLPQDRPDLVTRVFRAKLQDLEDQIFKEKIFGPVAAHVFVVEFKKRGLPHIHLLLIFEQGYKITSADDYDKFIVAELPDKEEFPILHDLVVKHMMHGPCGKNRLANLCMKDGQCKNHYPRPFSNKSLQGKDEYPIYKSRNDGKGEKGLRHDNEQLVGHSI